AATTCCCGAATCAATTCCTCCAGTTCAAATTTGCGGAAATTACCGACAGTGATGCCGAGGTCACGGGCAAAAGCTTTCAACTCGGCAGCGTAGAAGTACCCGTTGTCGAACTCTTCAACACTCATCCCCCGATGTAAGGTGCTCATGCTCTGACCGTTTGATAATAAGTTATTTTTTCGCTAGCCCTAAGGAATTTTTATTCCTTGAACCAACATGCCGTGCATTGAGTGATACAACAAACGTATAGAGGAATCCATGATACTCATTTCGCCACGCAATTCTTCTCACACTAGTGTGGTGTACTATTATTCCTCTTACAGTAGGTTTTGAGAGATTCCAGAATCTGTTCGGCAGATTTGGTCCAATTAAAAGGCTTGGAGGCCTCGTTGTAAATTTCGAGATAGTCTTTGATCGCAGTCTCTAATTCCTTCGTACTCCAATGCGTTCCGCGCCGTATTTGATCACTGGTGATTTTGGCGAACCAGCGTTCCACGAGATTTAGCCTGGATGCACTGGTGGGTGTGGAATAAAGATGAACCCTTGGGCGGCGAAGCAACCAATTATGGATCATTTCCGTTTTGTGGGTGCTGTAATTGTCCAACACGAGATGAATCTCTAAATCCTTGGGAACAGATCGGTCAACCACATGCCGGAATTTCAGCAATTCAACGGATCGATATCATCGATAACAGTGACCAATCACCTCTCCAATCGCGACATTCAGGGCTGCAAACAGAGAGGCGGTTCTATGTCGCCTGTAGTCATGTGTACGGGATTCTGGTAGACCTGGGCCCATGGGCAGAATGGGTTCGCCTGAATTTGAGGTTTTTCATCCACGCACAACACCACCGCGCGTTCCGATGGGAACAGGTAGAGTCCGACAATGTCACGTACCTTTTCAATGAAAAGCGAATCCGTGGAAAGCTTATAGGTCTCCATACGGTGTGGTTTGACCCCAAAGGCACGCCAGATTCGACTGACCGTACTTGCACTCATGCCGGTGGCCTCGGCCATCTTGCGTGTACTCCATTTGCATTGCATCTCGGGGCATAGACGCCAGCGTCTTTGTGATGACTTTCTCCACATCTTCATCGGATACCGTGCGAGGCTTACCGGGACGGGGAATATCAAACAACCTATCACAGCGTTTTTCCAAAAAACGCCTTCGCCATTTACCAACGGGCACCCTTCTCCTTGGCTGGCCAAGGTTGGAGGTTATTCTGAAGGAGCAATTGACGACAAGTACTGATAACTGGCTTTGAGCGTGTGGTCGGGGTCGGGAGCCAGGTCACGCTCCAGATAGAAATGCTCCACACCGGTTGTGGACGCCACTTTAAGGATCCCGTCAAGATCCAGGACTCCTTCACCGGCATCCGCCATTTTGGGAAAAAGCGGTATCCACTGGGACGGATCGCCTCCGTCTCCTTCAAATCGAACCAGCTCGGTCATGTCCTTGATGTGCATAAGCTTAAAGCGACCGGGATAGGCGTTCAGATATTCCACCGGATCCGCCCTTCCCGCCGTCATCCAAAAGACATCCATTTCCATGACGACTAGGTCTGGATCCGTGCGGTCCAGGATCAGATTGAACGGAATACTGCCTTCCAATTCAACAAGTCCATAGCCATGGTTGTGGTAGAGAAACTGGAGTCCCACCCCCTTCATGGCCAAGCCGATTTCATTAAAGGTATCGGCAATTCCCCGGTAATCGTCTAGGTTGGTGCGTTGTTCCGGTGGGATGGCAGCGATACCGGCGTATTTGTGTCCCAGTACCTGTGAAGCCTCGGCCACTTCGTCCAGACGGACTCGGAGAGTCCCGAGATCAGTATGCATCGACGGTGAGGTAAGGCCGTTGGCATCCAAAATGTCACGTACCTGCCGTGGGGTATGCCCATAGTAGCCGCTCTGGGAGAGACCAATGGATTTGGCTATTGGCTCCCATGAAGCTACTACCTCCGGCACGGAGTAGGGGTAGGGGCCAAACAATTCGACTTCCTTATAGCCAATGGTCGCCAGTCTTGCCATAGTGCCCGAAAAATCCTCTTCCAACAACTTCGGAATCGTAAACAACCCGAGGCCTACACGTTCAATCTGCGATTGAGTTTGCACCGGGCCAATGGGTGGGGTCCTGTGCGCAATACCAATCGGCATCGCGGCTGCTAATCTGATAAAGTTTCTTCGGGTGATCATGGTCAATAATGCAAGTAAGGGTCACGCCCAAATAACTGATTGTGAGTTTGGTGGATTTAGCAATAAATGTAATGACTCAGTCCTATAGAATCAACCCTTGGACCTCTTCTGCTTGTTCCACCAGCCCATCTTTGCTATGAGGCCCTTTTTTCGGCGTCTCTTAAGATTATTGTTTTTGGGAATAATTGGCTCTTCGTCTTTAATTGTGAGCTGAGTCACAAGTTTAGGGATCCTGAAGAGGTTGAGTAGTCCAATGTCACCGGTCGGCGGTTCGTTCCGATATTGTCAATTATAGAAACCTACTTTTGGCCCGATATTTGAACCGGTTTGGCCGGTTTTACCGGCAGCAGGATTCACATATTTTACCTTCAACCAGACACTATACAACACATGGAAAAGACGACATGCCCCATTTGGGGAACCCCCGCAGAGTATGAGATGCGTGATGATTCTTCGTGTCACTATAATTCTCCACGTGCAGGGGGGAAATACATCATTTCTGATTCGTGGCATCAGAAAGCAGAGGATTGGGATGAGGAACAAAAAGTACTGGTCACATCTTGGCTGATCAGCCAGCGGTCGATGGGAAATTCTGAGCCGAGGATTCCGGATACCCTGGCGATTGACTCCATTCGTCATCCGTCCGCTCACCAGCGAGCTGAGAATCTCTTGAAGTACATTGATTCACAGCTTTCCAGCATTAGTGGCATCTTTAGGCCCACTCGGAACGAGCAAGACCAAGTCCCCGACGCAAATAATCCATCGTGGGTGTGCTTTGCGGAAATGCTTGCCTGGTCAGCTTCGACAGAACTGCACGAGGTAGATTATCTACTTAGGTTTCTGAACGATCAGGGATTGATAGCTCCTCCATCTGAAAGGAATCGTGTATGGGTGCGCTGCAGGCTGACAGTAAAAGGTCACACTCACCTTGCCAACTTGGAAACTCGAATCATAGATTCAACGCAAGCATTCGTAGCGATGTGGTTTGATTCATCGCTTGATAAGGCGTACTACAATGGGATAGTACCCGGAATCGAAGAGTCTGGATATATTCCTGTGCGTATTGACGGGACAGAACATTTGAACAAAATAGACGACGAAATCCTCGCCAAAATTCGTAGATCGAAATTCTTGGTTGTGGACTTGACCGAAGGAAAGGTCGTCGAAGAAAAAGATGGTACAATAAAGGGTGGCACACGCGGAAGCGTTTATTACGAAGCCGGTTTTGCCAAAGGTCTTGACATACCAATCATTTACACTTGCCACGAGGATTCACTTAAAAAGGTCCATTTTGACATACGACAGTATTCATGTATCTTCTGGAATACACCTGAAGAACTTAAAGCGCGGCTAGCTCACCGAATCTCAGCCAATTTCGGCGATGGGCCTTCTCACAATGATCTTCCACCTCCAAAAACTGATTAAAATGGTACTCAGAATTGAAATCCCTCTCAATCAAGCTTTTTCCAAACGAAACCTCAGGTTATTGCAATCAAAATGGGAGCGCTATGCCCTTCCTGGACAATGGTCCGCCTGTAGTGAGGGGCATCGCGTCAATCGTGGAGAGACGCTCGAAGAGAAACGTTTCTACGATTTGACGATCGACGAAAAGCTTGATGGCATCCATGAAAAACTGATCAGTGCGTTTGTGGACGACTTTGTGCATTCCACCAGGGCGTTACGGAGAGAATAGTATTGATTCATGAACTGACGTAGATAACGAGAGAATGGAATCAAAAAAGAGAACGCTCAACGACTCGGGAACTAACCCAATCTTTTATTAAACGCACCGGAATTGGCGCGTGGGCAGGCGGTAGGAAGCCGTAGTGGCCGACTTTCGCCTGCCATCAGCCCCGCATTTCTACGTACTATAATTACCCTTAGCGGATATAAACCAAGAC
The sequence above is a segment of the Rhodothermaceae bacterium genome. Coding sequences within it:
- a CDS encoding sugar phosphate isomerase/epimerase — its product is MITRRNFIRLAAAMPIGIAHRTPPIGPVQTQSQIERVGLGLFTIPKLLEEDFSGTMARLATIGYKEVELFGPYPYSVPEVVASWEPIAKSIGLSQSGYYGHTPRQVRDILDANGLTSPSMHTDLGTLRVRLDEVAEASQVLGHKYAGIAAIPPEQRTNLDDYRGIADTFNEIGLAMKGVGLQFLYHNHGYGLVELEGSIPFNLILDRTDPDLVVMEMDVFWMTAGRADPVEYLNAYPGRFKLMHIKDMTELVRFEGDGGDPSQWIPLFPKMADAGEGVLDLDGILKVASTTGVEHFYLERDLAPDPDHTLKASYQYLSSIAPSE